The DNA sequence AGCAAAAACGAAATCCTAAAACAAGAGGGCAAAAAACAGCTCTGTAAAAAAGGCTACAAGCAGTACTGCTAGGCGTTTTGGCTCAAATTTTATGCCATTTAAAGACGCAAAATTTGCCCTTCGGCGGTCAAATTTACGCCGCCAAATTTATCTTATCTTGGAATTTCACGCCTTCAACGCTCGGGTTTCGCCGCTCAAATTTGACTCCGCGACCGATAAATTTAAAATTTAACCCCTTAAGCAAGGTCAAGACGCCCGTGCGCAAAATAAGAGTATAATTATCCAAATTTAAAACAAGGATAAAAAATGAGCGATTTTTTTAAAGGCGCCGAGCAGTTTAATACCGATGGCGCGACGGTTCCGTTTTATAGATATAGCGAAAGCGGCGTTGATTTCGTCGGCTTTGACAGCCGTCCGTGCGTACCGCCCGAGCCTATGGTAAATGCGCTGGTAGCGATCAAATTTGCAAACCAAAACACCAAAATCGTGATGGTAAATCACAAATTCCCCGCCGGACTGATCCCTAAAATTGCGGAGCAATTTGACATCGAGCGCGAGGATTTAGAGGGCGGAGCGGTCAAGATGACCTTTAGCCTAAAACAAGGCGCAGACGTCAAAAACGTAGACACAAGCCTTTGTCACTGAGATAGGCTATGCTTTTAAACACCTTTGCGCCGCCTTTTAAGCTGGTGGGCGGTTATTTTATCGCGGGCATTTGCTTTTTGATCGCGAGCATTCCCGCCTTTTTCGCGGCGGATTTTGAGACGATCGCGGGGCTTGAGACGGCGGGATTTTTACACGTGTTTTTCGTCGGCTTTGTTATGAGCATCATCATCGGTGCGCTTTATCAGCTCACTTCGGTGATTTTAGAAAAGCCGTTTTCGACGATCAAGGGCGCGGTGGCAAATTTAGTCCTTTACTGCGCGGGCGTGGCGTCGATGAGCTACGGGATGATCAGCGGTAAGACGGGCTTTTTGCACGGCGGTGGCATGGCGCTTTTTCTGGCGCTGCTGTTTTTTGGCACGACCTATATCGTTAGCTTTATGGATAATGAAAAAAAGAGCTTCACGGCGTTTATGCTCTTTGTTTCGGCGATATTTTTACTCGCGGGCATCTCGCTTGGATTTTGCCTTTTGATGATACTTTCGGGCACTTTGCCGATGGATTTTATGTTCGCACTTAAATTTCACGTCTATTTCGTGCTCGGCTTTGTTTTTTTTATTATCGTCGGCGTGGCGACCGTGCTGCTGCCGATGTTTGCCCTGGCGCACGATCTAAAATTTACGCTTAGCAAATTTTCCTTCGGATTTTATATTTTGGCGGGAGTTTTGCTCTTTTTTGGCGAGATTTACACGTACTTTGCCTTTGGGGCGGCGATCATTTGCTTTGTCGCCGAGGCGCTGCATATCCTAAAAAAGCGCGTTCGCAAGGCTTATGACTACTGGAATGTCAATATCGCTCTTTCGCTCGCCGCCTTTGTGCTGTTTTGCGCATTTATCGCGGCGGATAGATACGATATGGCGGTGTTTATGCTGATTTACGGCTTTTTGTTTGCATTTATCGCGGCTCATCTTTACAAGATCGCGCCGTTTCTCATCTGGTATCACTACGTAGCGCCCTTTGTGGGCAAGACAAAAGTGCCGCTACTAGATCAGATGATCCTTAAAAAGCCCGCATATATCGGCATCGGCTTTAACGCCATTGGGCTTGTGCTCTACGAG is a window from the Campylobacter massiliensis genome containing:
- a CDS encoding peptidase M50, with amino-acid sequence MLLNTFAPPFKLVGGYFIAGICFLIASIPAFFAADFETIAGLETAGFLHVFFVGFVMSIIIGALYQLTSVILEKPFSTIKGAVANLVLYCAGVASMSYGMISGKTGFLHGGGMALFLALLFFGTTYIVSFMDNEKKSFTAFMLFVSAIFLLAGISLGFCLLMILSGTLPMDFMFALKFHVYFVLGFVFFIIVGVATVLLPMFALAHDLKFTLSKFSFGFYILAGVLLFFGEIYTYFAFGAAIICFVAEALHILKKRVRKAYDYWNVNIALSLAAFVLFCAFIAADRYDMAVFMLIYGFLFAFIAAHLYKIAPFLIWYHYVAPFVGKTKVPLLDQMILKKPAYIGIGFNAIGLVLYEFGVWLEIKSLAHCGVASLLVSIVLVAINMINVFKFTKFGVKEEK